Below is a window of Nocardioides sp. S-1144 DNA.
GTGTGGGGCGTCCTGGGAGTCCTGGTCGTGGCCGCGGTGGTCGCCGTCCTCGCCCTGCGCGGTGGCGGCGAGGAGGACCCCGCACCGGCCCTCGACCCGGGCACGCGGACGCCGGCACCGCTCGAGGCGGGCTCGCCGCAGCTGCCGCCCGACGTCACCGGGCAGCGGCAGGGCGCGCGGGTCACCTTCACCTGGCGGGCCCCCGACGAACCGCTGGCCGGCGACACCTGGGAGTGGCGGCGCACCGACTCCGGCGACGGCAACCGCACGACCGGGCGGCGCCTGACGCTCCGGTCGCCCGAGCGGTTGTGCGTGCAGGTGCGCCTGATCCGCGGGGCCGACGCCTCGCCGTTCACCGAGCGCTGCGTCGACTGAGCCCGGCCGCCGGCACGAAACGGAACTCTCCGCCGTCCGCGGTGGAGACGTCGCCGTCCCGCTGGTCCTAGCGTGCAGCCACGGGACGAGACGGGTCCCGGCCCGGGTCCCGGCACAGGTCCTGGCACCGGACGGCGTGGGTGAGGAGAGGCCGATGGTCGGACTGGTCGGCGCCGATGTCGAGGCGCTCGAACGACTCTCGGCCGACTTCGACGCCGGCGCGCACGAGCTGCGCGACCTGGCCGCGCGGCTCGCCGGCACGATCGACGCCGCCCACGACTGGCAGGGCCCCGACGCCGAGCGCTGCAAGCACGAGTGGGGCACGTTCGCGCAGGAGCGGATGACGGGCGTCTCGGACGCCCTGGCCACCGCCGGCCGGCTGCTCGCCGAGAACGCCCGCGAGCAGGAGCGCGCGAGCGGCGCGGGCGTCGGCGGGGCCACGGCGGCCGGGTACGGCGTGCTGTCGTTCCTGCGCGACGCGATGGCCGTCAAGAGCTTCCTCACCGCGCCGCTGAAGCCGATCATGAAGGCCAAGGCGCTGCTCGACTTCGTAAGCCTCCTGCGCGCGGCCAACCTGGGCAGGCTCGCCGACTCCGCGCGGCTGGCCGAGGCGCTGGAGGTGTTCATGAACGGCAGCAGCACCGGCGGGCTCCTCGGCAGGCTCGGCCTGCCCGCCCTCGGCCGGCTGCTCGGCAAGGCGTTCCTCCCGGTCACGGCGGTCACCGGCGTCGTCGACGTCTTCACCGGTGGCGGCCACGACGGCTGGCGGGGCTGGGCCACGCGGGGCTTCGGGCTCGCCGGTGCCGCCGGCGCGGTCACGCTGATGGTCGGCGGGGCGGCGCTGGTCGCGACCGCCCCCGTGACCGCGGCCGTCGCGGCCGTGGCCGTCACGGCCTAC
It encodes the following:
- a CDS encoding WXG100 family type VII secretion target; the encoded protein is MVGLVGADVEALERLSADFDAGAHELRDLAARLAGTIDAAHDWQGPDAERCKHEWGTFAQERMTGVSDALATAGRLLAENAREQERASGAGVGGATAAGYGVLSFLRDAMAVKSFLTAPLKPIMKAKALLDFVSLLRAANLGRLADSARLAEALEVFMNGSSTGGLLGRLGLPALGRLLGKAFLPVTAVTGVVDVFTGGGHDGWRGWATRGFGLAGAAGAVTLMVGGAALVATAPVTAAVAAVAVTAYGLWTAGSYVHDHWDTFKDSAARVTTAVGDAAGRAWDGVTSGYQSALGWAHGLLGGGARPAGAGA